The following proteins are co-located in the Paludibaculum fermentans genome:
- a CDS encoding methyl-accepting chemotaxis domain-containing protein: protein MSRTVGATAARRALGSEFCLRLWKKLGRAVSSRRVSGLTAEEAALLRRVTSDLSGFNLSAEEVFLPVGGRLMEIQSMARAVARHMSELSGQLSNHDASIASLEGVLLDAQGDGGGGQIKDCVNGLRHDVKALGSAIEAFGPILHTFDVLAVMTRVESARFADEEGNFAGLAVSVLELSQQIRDQVSTSAVSVAALLQTVSAAAAEAGTVATQRQANLAPLMEQTSAGLRKIREQRSAVANANAHLSQQFEGISTSVGDLVMALQSQDIVRQQIEHVQQALQAAGGEAGGPNLLPAIAHLQAAQLDNARTVFESSVHRIRESLIRIEGNMGEVAIEATRLLGASEGSEPAFFEGVRASLASTLNLLGRNSEAEHRLVSTSWTVRQSLREIEEAITGVRAVGVMMQRIGLNATIQAARLGKAGASMEIVANAIQELARQAEQASERTESLLNGIRAEANLLESTSDSFGQTEAEIAGLRQDGAALEEAQALAGCGYRRSIELIEGLKQRLGTSVQEFGTQDAAVEVLLRASNALRDAAAEAPEASPESLAMGQGQYTMRSERSIHSAMTGLQAPSEDSLAPAAAEAGPENDIEFF from the coding sequence ATGTCACGCACAGTAGGCGCGACAGCCGCCAGGCGCGCGCTGGGTAGCGAATTCTGTCTCCGCCTGTGGAAGAAGCTGGGGCGTGCGGTAAGCAGCCGCCGGGTGAGCGGGCTGACGGCTGAAGAAGCGGCCTTGCTTCGGCGGGTGACTTCGGATCTCTCCGGGTTCAACCTGTCGGCGGAGGAAGTGTTTCTGCCCGTGGGCGGGCGCCTGATGGAGATTCAGTCGATGGCGCGGGCGGTAGCCAGGCACATGTCTGAGCTGTCCGGCCAGCTTTCGAACCACGACGCCTCGATCGCGTCGCTGGAGGGCGTACTCCTGGATGCGCAGGGGGATGGCGGAGGGGGGCAGATCAAAGACTGCGTCAACGGCCTGCGCCACGATGTGAAGGCGCTAGGCTCCGCCATCGAGGCGTTCGGCCCGATTCTGCACACTTTTGATGTTCTGGCGGTCATGACACGGGTGGAGAGTGCCCGGTTCGCCGACGAGGAGGGGAATTTTGCCGGATTGGCCGTCTCGGTGCTGGAGTTGTCACAGCAGATCCGCGACCAGGTGAGCACCAGCGCGGTGTCTGTCGCGGCGTTGCTTCAGACGGTCTCCGCCGCGGCGGCGGAGGCAGGCACAGTAGCGACACAGAGGCAGGCGAATCTGGCTCCACTGATGGAGCAGACAAGTGCCGGGCTTCGGAAGATTCGCGAGCAACGAAGTGCGGTGGCCAATGCGAACGCTCACCTGTCTCAGCAGTTCGAGGGTATCTCGACGTCGGTGGGCGATCTCGTGATGGCCCTGCAATCCCAGGACATTGTCCGGCAGCAGATTGAACATGTACAACAGGCGCTGCAGGCGGCAGGCGGCGAGGCTGGGGGCCCGAACCTGCTGCCGGCAATCGCCCACCTGCAGGCCGCGCAACTGGACAATGCGCGAACCGTCTTTGAATCCTCCGTACACAGGATCAGAGAGTCTCTGATTCGCATCGAGGGGAACATGGGTGAGGTGGCGATTGAGGCCACCCGTCTCTTGGGTGCATCGGAAGGCAGCGAGCCGGCGTTTTTTGAGGGCGTCCGGGCGAGCCTGGCCTCCACGCTGAACCTGTTGGGCAGGAACAGCGAAGCGGAGCACCGGCTGGTGTCGACGTCATGGACGGTCCGGCAGAGCCTCCGCGAGATTGAGGAAGCCATCACCGGAGTGCGGGCGGTGGGGGTGATGATGCAGCGGATCGGCTTGAATGCGACTATCCAGGCGGCTCGGCTTGGCAAAGCCGGCGCTTCGATGGAGATTGTCGCCAATGCGATCCAGGAGCTGGCGCGGCAGGCGGAGCAGGCATCGGAGAGGACGGAGAGCCTGCTGAACGGGATCCGCGCGGAGGCCAACTTACTGGAATCGACCTCTGACTCATTTGGTCAAACTGAGGCGGAGATCGCCGGACTGCGCCAGGACGGGGCAGCGTTGGAGGAAGCACAAGCGCTGGCCGGGTGCGGCTACCGGCGGTCGATTGAACTGATCGAGGGATTGAAGCAGCGCCTGGGCACCAGCGTGCAGGAGTTCGGCACGCAGGACGCGGCTGTCGAGGTTCTGCTCCGGGCCAGCAATGCCCTGCGAGATGCCGCGGCGGAGGCACCCGAGGCCAGTCCTGAGAGCCTGGCAATGGGGCAGGGGCAATACACCATGCGGTCAGAACGATCGATCCATTCCGCCATGACGGGATTACAGGCGCCGAGTGAGGATTCCCTCGCGCCGGCGGCCGCAGAAGCGGGGCCGGAAAACGATATCGAGTTCTTCTAA
- a CDS encoding NAD(P)-dependent oxidoreductase encodes MNRVGIIGIGLVGTAVAERLLASGYTVTGYDVRAEQVEALRQLGGAPACCAAAVVAECERIILSLPTSAIVSAVLEEIKPKLKPGSILIDTTTGDPEDAVGFASMLSPLGVDYVDSTVGGSSRQVKTREAIFLCGGSDTAFARCHDLFEQFCKQAFHVGPAGSGARIKLVMNLVLGLNRAVLAEGLEFARTSGIDPYVALEILKAGPAYSRAMDTKGPRMLNEEFEPEARLSQHLKDVRLILASGERQGARLPLSEVHLQLLEAAENAGFGAMDNSAVIKAFQNQTPK; translated from the coding sequence ATGAATCGAGTGGGCATCATTGGCATCGGCCTGGTGGGCACCGCCGTGGCGGAACGCCTGCTGGCATCCGGCTACACAGTGACCGGCTATGACGTGCGCGCCGAGCAAGTGGAAGCGCTCCGCCAGTTGGGCGGGGCACCCGCGTGTTGCGCCGCGGCCGTCGTCGCGGAGTGCGAGCGCATCATCCTGAGCCTGCCCACTTCAGCCATCGTCAGCGCGGTTCTGGAAGAGATCAAGCCCAAGCTAAAGCCAGGCTCGATTCTCATCGACACGACGACGGGCGATCCGGAAGACGCGGTCGGGTTTGCTTCCATGCTCAGCCCGCTGGGCGTCGACTACGTGGACTCCACGGTAGGCGGCTCCAGCCGCCAGGTGAAAACGCGCGAGGCAATCTTCCTCTGCGGCGGCTCCGATACAGCCTTCGCCCGCTGCCACGACCTCTTCGAACAATTCTGCAAACAGGCCTTCCATGTCGGTCCCGCGGGCAGTGGTGCGCGCATCAAACTTGTGATGAATCTGGTCTTGGGCCTGAATCGCGCCGTACTCGCGGAAGGCTTGGAGTTCGCGCGCACTTCGGGCATCGACCCCTATGTCGCACTCGAGATCCTGAAAGCCGGCCCGGCCTACTCACGCGCGATGGATACCAAGGGCCCCCGGATGCTGAATGAGGAATTCGAGCCCGAAGCCAGGCTCTCCCAGCACCTGAAGGACGTACGACTCATCCTCGCTTCGGGCGAACGCCAGGGTGCGCGGCTGCCTCTTTCAGAGGTCCACCTCCAATTACTGGAAGCAGCTGAAAACGCGGGCTTCGGCGCCATGGACAACAGCGCCGTCATCAAGGCCTTCCAGAATCAAACACCTAAGTGA
- a CDS encoding protein-glutamate methylesterase/protein-glutamine glutaminase — MKTPGRVRVLIVDDSASVRQVLREVLESDPQIEVIGVAQDPYVAVERIKQEIPDVMTLDIEMPRMDGLTFLDRIMSQHPIPVVVCSTLTGHGSDTALAALEKGAVDIIAKPKLGAKEFMEESRVRICDVVKSAARARLQRPRVSIDSVKPKLTADAVIAAPASRALIQTTETVVVVGASTGGTEALREFLEALPLDAPGVVIVQHMPEAFTARFAQRLDHSCRVAVKEAAENDSVLRGQVLIAPGNRHLLLKRSGARYFVELRDGPLVSRHRPSVDVLFRSAARYGGRNVIGVIMTGMGDDGARGMLEMKQAGSFNIAQNEATSVVFGMPAEAIKAGGVDRVLPLGEIAREVVRLCHAQ, encoded by the coding sequence ATGAAGACTCCGGGCAGGGTGAGGGTGTTGATCGTCGACGATTCCGCCTCGGTGCGGCAGGTTTTGAGGGAAGTCCTGGAGTCCGATCCACAGATCGAGGTGATTGGCGTGGCGCAGGATCCATATGTCGCGGTGGAGCGAATCAAGCAGGAGATCCCCGACGTCATGACCCTGGATATCGAGATGCCGCGCATGGACGGGCTGACATTCCTCGACCGGATCATGAGTCAGCATCCGATCCCGGTTGTGGTCTGTTCGACGCTGACTGGGCATGGGTCGGACACAGCTCTCGCGGCCCTGGAGAAGGGCGCCGTGGACATCATTGCCAAGCCGAAGTTAGGGGCAAAGGAGTTCATGGAAGAGTCGAGAGTCCGCATTTGCGACGTGGTTAAGTCGGCTGCGCGTGCAAGGCTGCAGCGGCCGCGGGTGAGCATCGATAGCGTGAAGCCGAAGCTGACGGCGGATGCCGTGATTGCCGCTCCGGCGTCCCGCGCCCTGATTCAGACCACTGAGACGGTAGTGGTAGTGGGCGCCTCGACCGGAGGGACCGAGGCACTCCGTGAGTTTCTGGAGGCATTGCCTTTGGACGCGCCGGGCGTCGTCATCGTGCAGCACATGCCGGAGGCGTTTACCGCCCGGTTTGCGCAGAGGTTGGATCATAGTTGCCGCGTGGCGGTGAAGGAGGCGGCGGAGAACGATTCGGTGCTCCGCGGCCAGGTTCTGATCGCGCCAGGCAACCGGCATCTGCTGCTGAAGCGCAGCGGCGCCCGTTACTTCGTGGAGCTAAGGGACGGACCTTTGGTCAGCCGCCACAGGCCGTCAGTGGATGTACTGTTCCGTTCGGCGGCCCGATATGGGGGACGAAACGTGATTGGCGTAATCATGACCGGCATGGGCGATGACGGAGCCAGGGGCATGTTGGAAATGAAGCAGGCCGGCAGCTTCAACATTGCACAGAATGAGGCGACGTCCGTGGTGTTCGGCATGCCGGCCGAGGCGATTAAGGCTGGCGGTGTCGACCGGGTGCTGCCGCTCGGCGAGATCGCCCGCGAAGTGGTGCGCTTATGTCACGCACAGTAG
- a CDS encoding MGH1-like glycoside hydrolase domain-containing protein has product MRSLIGLLMLASAASGQTVLRSEHFAHYAQEFNRAFPEDLVNAIPDAQAAEWMQRNTPLFTCPDPDIERTWYYRWWTFRKHIKQTPDGFVITEFLRPVRHAGVHNTISCALGHHLAEGRWLRDRRYLDEYLNFWLRKGEQGGMQRHYHQYSGWTAWAAYERWLADGDTKYVTSLLDALVSDYQQWERDRQLPGGLFWQYDVRDGMEESASGSRKNKNARPTINSYMFGNAKAIAAIARLANKQELALMYDAKAVRLRELVEQQLWDQDARFFKARLDTNQLASVREEIGFTPWLFELPEPRHGFEAAWKQLMDPEGFFAPYGPTTAEQRHPAYGIHEVGDNCQWNGPSWPFSTTITLKALANVLNDYEQSGISVDDYFKTFGIYTRSQTLRRPDGTVVPFIDENLHPQTGEWWARALAIKKGQFTARGDHYNHSSYNDLVITGLVGLRPRADNIVEVNPLIPAGRWDWFCLDNVPYHNTTLTILWDRTGRKFGRGKGLVVMAGGKPIARSPVLRRTTGRLN; this is encoded by the coding sequence ATGCGAAGCTTGATTGGACTCCTGATGCTGGCCTCGGCCGCCAGCGGGCAAACTGTTTTGCGTAGCGAGCACTTCGCTCATTACGCGCAGGAGTTCAACCGCGCCTTTCCTGAGGATCTGGTCAACGCGATCCCGGACGCGCAGGCCGCCGAGTGGATGCAGCGCAACACACCGCTGTTCACCTGTCCGGATCCTGATATCGAGCGGACCTGGTACTACCGCTGGTGGACCTTCCGCAAGCACATCAAACAGACGCCGGATGGTTTTGTGATTACTGAGTTCCTGCGGCCTGTCAGGCACGCGGGGGTGCACAACACGATCAGTTGCGCCCTGGGCCACCATCTGGCAGAGGGCCGCTGGCTTCGGGACCGGCGCTACCTGGACGAGTACCTCAATTTCTGGCTGCGTAAGGGTGAGCAGGGCGGCATGCAGCGCCACTACCACCAGTACAGCGGCTGGACGGCGTGGGCGGCCTATGAACGCTGGCTGGCCGACGGGGACACGAAGTACGTAACTTCCCTGCTGGACGCGCTGGTGAGCGATTACCAGCAGTGGGAGCGCGACCGCCAGTTGCCCGGTGGGCTGTTCTGGCAGTACGACGTACGAGACGGGATGGAGGAGTCGGCCAGCGGGTCGCGGAAGAACAAGAACGCCCGTCCCACGATCAACAGCTATATGTTCGGCAACGCGAAGGCCATAGCCGCCATAGCGCGGCTTGCCAACAAGCAGGAACTGGCCCTGATGTATGACGCGAAGGCCGTCCGCCTGCGCGAACTGGTGGAGCAACAGCTGTGGGACCAGGATGCCCGGTTCTTCAAGGCGCGGCTGGATACAAATCAACTGGCCAGTGTGCGGGAGGAGATCGGCTTTACCCCCTGGCTGTTTGAGCTGCCGGAGCCCCGGCATGGGTTCGAGGCTGCCTGGAAGCAACTGATGGACCCAGAAGGTTTCTTTGCGCCATACGGGCCGACTACCGCCGAGCAGCGGCACCCCGCCTACGGCATCCACGAGGTGGGTGACAACTGCCAGTGGAATGGTCCGAGCTGGCCTTTCTCCACCACCATCACGCTCAAGGCGCTGGCGAATGTCCTGAACGATTACGAGCAGAGCGGCATCTCGGTAGATGACTACTTCAAGACCTTCGGGATCTACACCAGGAGCCAGACGCTGCGGCGGCCCGATGGGACGGTGGTGCCGTTCATCGACGAGAATCTCCATCCGCAGACCGGCGAGTGGTGGGCCCGGGCTCTGGCCATTAAGAAAGGACAGTTCACGGCGCGCGGCGACCACTATAACCATTCGTCCTACAACGACCTGGTGATTACCGGACTGGTGGGCTTGCGGCCTCGGGCGGACAATATCGTGGAGGTGAATCCGCTGATCCCGGCTGGGCGCTGGGACTGGTTCTGCCTGGATAACGTGCCCTATCACAACACGACGCTCACCATCCTGTGGGATCGTACGGGCCGCAAGTTCGGCCGTGGCAAGGGGCTGGTCGTCATGGCCGGGGGCAAGCCGATTGCCCGCTCGCCGGTGTTGCGGCGGACCACGGGGCGGCTGAATTGA
- a CDS encoding Gfo/Idh/MocA family protein — protein sequence MNRRYFLPTMAAGLGAIRLAPAASDRVNVAVIGVRGRGRALTGGFAKLADANVEYLVDVDDRVVPAAAALLEKAGRKPPKVIRDMRRVFDDKSIDAVVIATPDHWHAPAAIMACDAGKDVYLEKPCSHNIREGRLIVEATRRNKRIVQHGTQSRSREITRAAIDYIHGGNIGKVVMAKAWDVQRRNDIGHKADSPVPAEVDYDTWVGPAQFMPFNENRFHYNWHWHWNFGTGDAGNDGAHQIDMARWALGVELPTEAAGTGAKLYFEDDQQTPDTINATFRYPGKMLMFELRIWNPYGLEGVENGVAVYGGNGMVQIGKWDRQWGYKVFDDKGKLVKHEQGAGEDEAHVRNFVDCVKSRKAPNAEIEIGFRSVVHCHLANIVARTGRTIHYDANTDAVTGDAEAAKLAQRTYRDHWSKPRGV from the coding sequence ATGAACAGGCGATATTTCCTGCCCACCATGGCGGCGGGGCTCGGCGCGATCCGGTTGGCGCCGGCTGCCAGTGACCGGGTCAACGTAGCGGTGATCGGAGTGCGCGGCCGCGGCCGGGCCTTAACGGGCGGGTTTGCGAAGTTGGCGGACGCGAATGTGGAGTACCTGGTGGATGTGGACGACCGGGTGGTGCCCGCTGCCGCGGCGCTGCTGGAGAAGGCGGGCCGGAAGCCGCCAAAGGTCATCCGAGACATGCGGCGCGTCTTCGACGACAAGTCGATTGATGCGGTTGTGATCGCGACTCCGGATCACTGGCACGCGCCGGCGGCCATCATGGCCTGCGACGCCGGGAAGGATGTCTACCTGGAGAAGCCGTGCTCGCACAACATTCGCGAGGGGCGGCTGATTGTGGAGGCCACGCGCCGGAACAAGCGGATTGTGCAGCATGGCACGCAGTCTCGCAGCCGCGAGATCACGCGGGCCGCAATCGACTATATCCACGGCGGCAACATCGGCAAGGTGGTGATGGCGAAGGCGTGGGATGTGCAGCGGCGCAACGACATCGGGCACAAAGCCGACAGCCCGGTACCGGCGGAGGTGGATTACGACACCTGGGTAGGGCCGGCGCAGTTCATGCCCTTCAATGAGAACCGCTTCCACTACAACTGGCACTGGCATTGGAACTTCGGCACCGGCGACGCGGGCAATGACGGGGCGCACCAGATTGACATGGCGCGCTGGGCGCTGGGTGTTGAGCTGCCCACCGAGGCTGCCGGCACCGGCGCGAAGTTGTACTTCGAGGACGATCAACAGACTCCGGACACGATCAACGCCACATTCCGCTACCCGGGCAAGATGCTGATGTTCGAGCTGCGCATTTGGAATCCGTACGGCCTGGAGGGGGTGGAGAACGGCGTGGCGGTGTACGGCGGCAACGGCATGGTGCAGATCGGCAAGTGGGACCGGCAGTGGGGCTATAAGGTCTTTGACGACAAGGGCAAGCTGGTCAAGCACGAGCAGGGCGCGGGCGAAGATGAGGCGCATGTCAGGAACTTCGTGGACTGTGTGAAGTCGAGGAAGGCGCCGAACGCGGAGATCGAGATTGGATTCCGCTCGGTGGTGCATTGTCACCTGGCCAACATCGTGGCTCGGACAGGACGCACGATTCATTACGACGCGAACACAGACGCAGTCACGGGGGACGCTGAGGCCGCCAAGCTCGCCCAGCGTACCTACCGGGACCACTGGTCAAAGCCTCGCGGAGTGTGA
- a CDS encoding response regulator: protein MNKKILAVDDSSTVRQMVSFTLVSAGYEVIEARDGQDALSKLASPMPLGMVLTDLNMPNLDGIGLIRHLRAHAAFKYVPIVVLTTESDVEKKQAARTAGATAWIVKPFRPEQLLAVIQKVLG, encoded by the coding sequence ATGAATAAGAAGATTCTAGCTGTGGATGATTCCAGCACTGTCAGGCAGATGGTTTCGTTCACGCTGGTTTCCGCGGGCTACGAAGTAATCGAGGCGCGCGATGGGCAGGATGCGTTGTCCAAACTCGCCAGTCCGATGCCGCTCGGAATGGTGCTGACCGACTTGAATATGCCGAATCTCGATGGCATTGGGCTGATCCGGCATTTGAGAGCGCATGCCGCCTTCAAGTACGTTCCGATCGTGGTGCTCACGACCGAGTCGGATGTGGAGAAGAAGCAGGCGGCGCGCACCGCCGGGGCTACGGCCTGGATCGTGAAACCGTTCCGTCCGGAGCAGTTGCTCGCCGTGATTCAAAAGGTATTGGGATAG
- a CDS encoding IclR family transcriptional regulator has product MKVSDTESSKSMVMSLAKGFRVLEVFDAREPELTLSQIAARAELDPGTTYRLAKTLVMLGYLLPAEGKRYRLGLKVLDLGFNAFGQMDLNTIARPILRSLMGPINEAASIAVLDGPELVYVERLQMPLGRLGISQRVGARVPAFCTAIGHAILAHLPLEERLQILNARPRTKMTPNTPVTIPEIESRLQKVRELGYAVSDQDTVIGVRVIAAPIFDPDDRPWAAISAAAPWMACSLQEFVEHTAPAVVSAAKQLTKVSRISGSTGFAPGRRGA; this is encoded by the coding sequence ATGAAAGTTTCGGATACCGAGTCTTCCAAAAGCATGGTGATGTCGCTGGCCAAGGGCTTCCGGGTCCTGGAGGTCTTCGACGCCCGCGAGCCCGAGCTCACGCTCTCGCAGATCGCTGCCCGGGCCGAGCTCGATCCCGGCACGACTTACCGCCTGGCGAAGACCCTCGTCATGCTCGGCTACCTGTTGCCCGCCGAGGGCAAACGCTACCGCCTTGGGCTCAAGGTGCTGGATCTGGGCTTCAACGCCTTCGGACAGATGGACCTCAACACCATCGCGCGGCCGATCTTACGCTCGTTGATGGGGCCCATCAATGAGGCGGCCAGCATCGCCGTCCTGGATGGCCCCGAACTCGTGTACGTGGAACGGCTCCAGATGCCGCTCGGCCGCCTGGGCATCTCCCAGCGTGTCGGCGCCAGGGTACCCGCCTTCTGCACGGCCATCGGTCACGCCATTCTCGCCCATCTGCCGCTGGAAGAGCGGCTGCAGATACTCAACGCCAGGCCGCGGACGAAGATGACTCCGAATACGCCCGTGACAATCCCGGAGATCGAATCGCGCCTTCAGAAGGTGCGCGAGCTCGGCTACGCGGTGTCAGATCAGGATACGGTGATTGGAGTGCGTGTGATCGCAGCGCCAATCTTCGATCCGGACGACCGCCCGTGGGCGGCCATCAGCGCCGCCGCGCCCTGGATGGCCTGCTCTCTCCAGGAGTTCGTGGAACATACGGCTCCGGCCGTCGTCAGCGCGGCCAAGCAGTTGACGAAGGTCTCGCGCATCTCGGGTTCGACCGGATTTGCGCCGGGACGGCGGGGGGCCTGA
- a CDS encoding TonB-dependent receptor, with amino-acid sequence MSQVRHWPRVWAAALFFSALCLAQVNTATIYGTVTDPSGSAIPQAAVNAANLQTGGSWNAVTNAHGEYTFTFLPAGLYTITTKGAGFKESRNTGIELSGGQELRLKYAMALGEVTETVTVSAETPLINTANAEQSLNLNLARVKELPTANRDWSSLLNLGAGMTVSNNAVSMNGLPQDGFRFTVDGANASGSGESETLTSLGYIKAVSLEAVREVTVTSGIAPAETGPTMSGNVNVITKSGTNDMHGSLFENNRIEDVAARNQFLTTRPPVTFNQFGGSIGGPVIKNKLFYFGVFEGYRSRAFTAVSGNVPTGEFRALATAANPAMKTFFDTFPLPNSGYAPGAVTGFYQSAASGVENSNHYSVRGDYMATDRDMLSIRYTYDTPFQLTPRVSPQNTRTFDVTTHKGVVSYIHSSAGYSAETRVGYNRFERARLDSIFTLGVSAITGSLGFSNSGELMENLGINYSFDQIVALTRGRHSIKFGGLFQMYESGRNNETVPEFQFANANDLLANKPSQVTISFGVRPYTLRNWITGFFIQDDFRVSRNFMVNLGLRADWFSVPTEDSGRIFNRTGPFGIGPYTSPDSIYSGSKFDYSPRAGFAWTVTPKTVIRAGSGIFTSAHNQFGGPVELIQNAIDEPNRVVFSAVEAGRFGISYPTTNATVLPLVKGAGPISGTVIGQRFPQPSSIQWTMSISRELGKTFSVETAYVGNHAIHANVVRRINQVNPLTGLRPYDGYSEYNYYDGSESSNYNAWQNTVRKRFSNGFQMGGMYSWARSMSYSNAANIGFPNPPQDSTNIRGDYGPSPFDIRHRFNIDYLYELPLLKLTGRTGKGARLLLGGWQLSGIYTAETGPPINLTQSTSYQSTRPDYIGGNAYMPDASATLQFLNKAVFARIPVGLANAPLRFGNIGRNALRAPGFWNLDMAVAKNLDFSERVRLQLRADMFNSLNHTNFSGISTAIEAGNFGRFTSTRGARVMQFNARLSF; translated from the coding sequence ATGTCTCAAGTCAGACATTGGCCCCGGGTCTGGGCCGCGGCGCTGTTCTTTTCAGCCCTCTGCCTCGCCCAGGTAAACACAGCCACGATTTACGGGACCGTCACGGATCCGAGCGGCTCAGCCATCCCACAGGCTGCCGTCAATGCGGCCAACCTGCAGACCGGAGGAAGCTGGAATGCCGTCACGAACGCGCACGGCGAGTACACCTTTACATTTCTCCCGGCCGGCCTCTACACGATCACCACGAAGGGTGCTGGCTTCAAGGAGTCCCGCAATACGGGCATCGAACTCTCGGGCGGACAGGAGCTGCGGCTGAAGTACGCCATGGCGCTGGGCGAGGTGACGGAGACCGTGACGGTGAGCGCTGAGACACCCCTGATCAATACCGCCAACGCCGAGCAATCCCTGAATCTGAATCTGGCTCGCGTGAAGGAGTTGCCGACCGCGAATCGGGATTGGAGTTCGCTGCTCAACCTGGGCGCGGGCATGACCGTGAGCAATAATGCGGTCTCCATGAACGGCCTGCCGCAGGACGGCTTCCGGTTCACGGTGGATGGCGCGAACGCGAGCGGCAGTGGCGAATCGGAGACACTTACGTCGCTTGGCTACATTAAGGCAGTGAGCCTGGAAGCGGTGCGTGAAGTCACGGTAACCAGCGGCATCGCACCGGCCGAAACCGGTCCTACGATGTCGGGCAACGTGAATGTGATTACGAAGAGCGGCACAAACGACATGCACGGCTCGTTGTTCGAGAACAATCGCATCGAAGATGTCGCGGCCCGCAACCAGTTCCTGACGACCCGTCCGCCGGTGACGTTCAACCAATTCGGCGGATCCATCGGCGGACCGGTGATCAAGAACAAACTCTTCTACTTTGGTGTCTTTGAAGGTTACAGGTCGCGGGCCTTCACGGCTGTCAGCGGCAATGTGCCGACTGGTGAGTTCCGAGCGCTGGCCACCGCGGCCAATCCCGCCATGAAGACCTTCTTCGATACGTTCCCGCTGCCGAACTCCGGCTACGCGCCGGGCGCCGTGACCGGGTTCTACCAGAGCGCGGCGTCGGGCGTGGAAAACAGCAACCACTACAGCGTGCGCGGCGACTACATGGCGACCGATCGCGACATGCTTTCGATTCGCTACACCTATGACACGCCGTTCCAACTGACGCCGCGCGTCTCTCCACAGAACACGCGCACCTTCGATGTCACAACGCACAAGGGTGTAGTCAGCTACATTCATTCGAGCGCCGGTTACAGCGCCGAGACGCGCGTCGGCTACAACCGGTTTGAGCGAGCCCGGCTCGACAGTATCTTCACCCTTGGGGTGAGCGCCATCACGGGTTCGCTGGGCTTCTCCAACTCCGGCGAGCTGATGGAGAACCTGGGAATCAACTACAGCTTTGACCAGATCGTGGCATTGACCCGCGGCCGGCACTCGATCAAGTTCGGCGGCCTGTTCCAGATGTACGAATCGGGCCGCAACAATGAGACGGTACCCGAGTTCCAGTTCGCCAACGCCAACGATCTGCTGGCCAACAAACCCAGCCAGGTGACGATCAGTTTTGGAGTCCGGCCCTACACGCTGCGCAACTGGATCACCGGCTTCTTCATTCAGGACGACTTTCGGGTCAGCCGGAACTTCATGGTGAACCTGGGCTTGCGCGCGGACTGGTTTTCCGTGCCGACTGAGGATTCCGGCCGCATCTTCAATCGCACCGGCCCGTTCGGCATCGGTCCCTACACCAGTCCCGACAGCATCTACAGCGGCAGCAAGTTCGACTATTCGCCGAGAGCCGGATTTGCGTGGACCGTGACGCCGAAGACGGTCATCCGCGCCGGCAGCGGCATCTTCACCAGCGCGCACAACCAGTTCGGCGGGCCGGTGGAGCTGATCCAGAATGCGATCGACGAGCCGAATCGCGTGGTGTTCAGCGCGGTCGAAGCCGGACGTTTCGGGATCTCCTACCCGACTACGAACGCGACGGTACTGCCGCTGGTGAAAGGAGCCGGGCCGATCTCGGGCACGGTGATCGGACAGCGCTTCCCCCAGCCGTCCAGCATTCAATGGACCATGAGCATTTCGCGCGAACTCGGAAAGACCTTTTCCGTGGAGACCGCCTATGTAGGCAACCACGCCATCCACGCGAACGTCGTGCGGCGCATCAACCAGGTGAATCCGCTGACCGGACTGCGTCCCTACGACGGCTACTCCGAGTACAACTACTACGACGGTTCGGAGAGCAGCAACTACAACGCCTGGCAGAACACAGTTCGCAAGCGGTTCTCGAACGGATTCCAGATGGGCGGGATGTATAGCTGGGCCCGGTCGATGTCGTACAGCAATGCGGCCAATATCGGGTTCCCGAACCCGCCGCAGGACTCGACGAACATCCGCGGCGACTATGGCCCCAGCCCGTTCGACATCCGCCACCGGTTCAATATCGACTACCTGTATGAGCTGCCTCTGCTGAAGCTGACGGGACGGACGGGCAAGGGCGCCCGCCTGCTGCTGGGTGGCTGGCAACTGTCGGGCATCTATACGGCGGAAACCGGACCGCCGATCAACCTCACACAGAGCACGTCGTACCAGAGCACGCGGCCCGACTACATCGGAGGGAATGCCTACATGCCTGATGCGTCCGCCACCCTGCAGTTCCTGAACAAGGCGGTTTTCGCGAGGATTCCGGTGGGCCTGGCGAATGCGCCGCTGCGCTTCGGCAATATCGGCCGTAACGCGCTGCGCGCGCCCGGCTTCTGGAATCTCGATATGGCCGTGGCCAAGAATCTGGACTTCAGCGAACGCGTGCGGCTGCAACTGCGGGCCGATATGTTCAATTCGCTGAACCACACGAACTTCTCCGGGATTTCCACGGCGATTGAAGCGGGCAATTTCGGCCGCTTCACTTCCACGCGTGGCGCCCGGGTGATGCAGTTCAATGCACGGCTCAGCTTCTAG